A single region of the Onychomys torridus chromosome 11, mOncTor1.1, whole genome shotgun sequence genome encodes:
- the Lhx4 gene encoding LIM/homeobox protein Lhx4 has translation MMQSAAVPTEGAVKGLPEMLGVPMQQIPQCAGCNQHILDKFILKVLDRHWHSSCLKCADCQMQLADRCFSRAGSVYCKDDFFKRFGTKCTACQQGIPPTQVVRKAQDFVYHLPCFACIICNRQLATGDEFYLMEDGRLVCKEDYETAKQNDDSEAGAKRPRTTITAKQLETLKNAYKNSPKPARHVREQLSSETGLDMRVVQVWFQNRRAKEKRLKKDAGRHRWGQFYKSVKRTRGGGSKQGKESSAEDCGVSDSELSFQEDQILSELGHTNRIYGNVGDVTGGQLMNGSFSMDGTGQSYQDLRDGSPYGIPQSPSSISSLPSHAPLLNGLDYPVDSNLGIIAHAGQGVSQTLRAMAGGPTSDLSTGSSVGYPDFPTSPASWLDEMDHPPF, from the exons AGATCCCCCAGTGTGCTGGCTGCAATCAGCACATCCTGGATAAGTTCATCCTGAAGGTCCTGGATAGACACTGGCACAGCTCCTGCCTCAAGTGTGCAGACTGCCAGATGCAGCTGGCTGACAGGTGCTTCTCCAGGGCCGGGAGCGTCTACTGCAAGGATGACTTCTTCAA GCGCTTTGGCACAAAATGCACAGCCTGCCAGCAGGGCATCCCCCCAACCCAGGTGGTCCGCAAGGCCCAGGACTTTGTCTATCACCTGCCCTGCTTCGCCTGCATCATCTGCAACCGGCAGCTGGCCACGGGGGACGAGTTCTACCTTATGGAGGACGGGCGGCTAGTGTGTAAAGAAGACTATGAGACGGCCAAGCAAAATG ATGACTCGGAGGCTGGGGCTAAGCGGCCCAGGACCACCATCACGGCAAAGCAGCTGGAGACGCTAAAGAACGCATACAAGAACTCTCCGAAGCCCGCCCGGCACGTGAGGGAGCAACTCTCCTCCGAGACAGGCCTGGACATGAGGGTGGTACAG GTTTGGTTTCAGAACAGAAGGGCCAAAGAGAAACGGCTGAAGAAGGACGCGGGGCGGCATCGCTGGGGACAGTTCTACAAGAGCGTCAAGAGGACCCGGGGAGGAGGTAGCAAGCAGGGGAAGGAGAGCTCGGCAGAGGACTGTGGGGTTAGTGACAGTGAGCTGAGCTTCCAAG AGGATCAAATTCTTTCAGAGCTTGGCCACACCAATAGGATTTATGGCAACGTGGGGGACGTTACAGGCGGACAGTTAATGAATGGGAGCTTCTCCATGGATGGGACAGGACAATCCTATCAGGACTTGAGGGATGGGAGCCCCTACGGAATCCCCCAGTCTCCATCCTCCATATCGTCCCTGCCATCCCATGCTCCTTTGCTCAATGGGCTGGATTACCCAGTGGACAGTAATCTGGGCATCATTGCGCATGCAGGGCAGGGAGTAAGCCAGACACTGAGAGCCATGGCCGGGGGACCCACCTCTGACCTCTCCACAGGAAGCAGTGTAGGCTACCCCGATTTTCCAACTAGCCCAGCCTCTTGGCTCGATGAAATGGACCATCCTCCTTTTTAG